In Rhodoferax koreense, a genomic segment contains:
- a CDS encoding ATP-binding protein, producing MTPSPGSATHSLRRRLLLSVMTAIVLAALFQAVSAYRGALRQADEMFDYHLQQMALSMRARMPQAPSKPAPPPVQEHDDATSADSDIDYLVQIWGADGIQLFRSSRSALPPRAVLGFSDVVQGGTTYRVYSIQTPFQTIQIAQDMSARQSRARALALRAMLPMALIAPLLMLVIWAVIRQSLSPLERTRRQVAARTAEDLSPLADNGLPDEVRPLVQELNLLFDRMHTVLQAQKAFVANAAHELRTPLTALKLQAQALHRAPDEATRDVAIGRLNQGIERSIRMMNQLLALARQEGNEAAPLQTVDLRPLTQAIATEMQGQALARGIDLRAAEGPAAPVRGDAEALRILLRNLLENAIKYTPEGGSVRVDAASEARMTRLVVEDSGPGIPEADRERVFERFYRSPDAMAGTGGSGLGLSIVKAIAMQHGATTALDASPSLGGLRATVNFAAP from the coding sequence ATGACGCCGTCTCCGGGTTCGGCCACGCATTCTTTGCGCCGGCGGCTGCTGCTGTCGGTGATGACGGCCATCGTGCTCGCGGCGCTGTTCCAGGCCGTCTCGGCCTACCGTGGCGCGCTCAGGCAGGCCGACGAGATGTTCGACTACCACCTGCAGCAGATGGCGCTGTCGATGCGCGCGCGCATGCCGCAGGCGCCGAGCAAACCCGCGCCGCCACCCGTGCAGGAACACGATGACGCCACCAGCGCGGACAGCGACATCGACTACCTGGTGCAGATCTGGGGCGCGGACGGCATCCAGCTGTTCCGCTCCTCGCGTTCCGCGCTGCCCCCGCGTGCCGTGCTCGGTTTCTCCGACGTGGTGCAGGGCGGCACCACCTACCGCGTGTATTCGATCCAGACACCGTTCCAGACCATCCAGATCGCGCAGGACATGAGCGCGCGGCAGAGCCGTGCTCGCGCGCTGGCGCTGCGCGCCATGCTGCCGATGGCCCTCATCGCGCCGCTGTTGATGCTGGTGATCTGGGCCGTGATCCGGCAGTCGCTGTCGCCGCTGGAGCGCACGCGCCGCCAGGTCGCCGCGCGCACCGCCGAAGACTTGTCACCGCTGGCCGACAACGGCCTGCCCGACGAGGTGCGCCCGCTGGTGCAGGAGCTGAACCTGCTGTTCGATCGCATGCACACCGTGCTGCAGGCGCAGAAGGCCTTCGTCGCCAATGCGGCCCACGAACTGCGCACGCCGCTGACCGCCCTCAAGCTGCAGGCCCAGGCGCTGCACCGCGCGCCCGATGAGGCCACCCGCGACGTGGCCATCGGCCGGCTCAACCAGGGCATCGAAAGGTCGATCCGCATGATGAACCAGTTGCTGGCCCTGGCGCGGCAGGAAGGCAACGAGGCCGCGCCACTGCAGACGGTCGACCTCCGCCCGCTCACCCAGGCGATCGCCACCGAGATGCAAGGCCAGGCCCTGGCCCGCGGCATCGATTTGCGCGCGGCCGAAGGCCCCGCCGCCCCGGTGCGGGGTGACGCCGAAGCGCTGCGCATCCTGCTGCGCAACCTGCTGGAGAACGCCATCAAGTACACGCCCGAAGGCGGCAGCGTGCGGGTCGACGCGGCCAGCGAAGCCCGCATGACGCGCCTGGTGGTGGAAGATTCCGGCCCCGGCATCCCCGAGGCCGACCGTGAACGGGTGTTCGAGCGCTTCTACCGCAGCCCGGACGCCATGGCCGGCACCGGCGGCAGCGGCCTGGGCCTGTCGATCGTGAAGGCGATTGCGATGCAGCACGGCGCCACGACGGCGCTGGACGCCTCGCCCTCGCTCGGCGGGCTGCGGGCGACGGTGAACTTCGCCGCACCGTAA
- a CDS encoding GbsR/MarR family transcriptional regulator, with product MPTPPRLPELNRQFIAHFGEMGSRWGINRTVGQIYALLFIAQNAMNADEIAETLEFSRSNVSMGLKELQSWRLVRLRHQAGDRREYFEAPQDVWEIFRVLAEERRRREIEPTLSMLRMALLEEPTSEAERHAQQRMREMHDLIDRLMKWFDDVQRLAPETAMQLMGMGATVTKVLTLKDRLTGGKGKKPAA from the coding sequence ATGCCCACGCCACCCCGCCTGCCCGAACTCAACCGCCAATTCATCGCCCACTTCGGAGAGATGGGCAGTCGCTGGGGCATCAACCGCACGGTGGGGCAGATCTATGCGCTGCTGTTCATTGCCCAGAACGCCATGAATGCCGACGAGATCGCGGAGACGCTCGAGTTTTCCCGCTCCAACGTGAGCATGGGCCTGAAGGAGTTGCAGTCTTGGCGGCTGGTGCGGCTGCGGCACCAGGCGGGCGACCGGCGCGAGTATTTCGAGGCGCCGCAGGACGTATGGGAAATCTTTCGCGTGCTGGCCGAGGAGCGCCGGCGCCGCGAGATCGAGCCCACGCTGTCGATGTTGCGCATGGCCCTGCTCGAGGAACCGACCAGCGAGGCGGAACGCCACGCCCAGCAGCGCATGCGCGAGATGCACGACCTGATCGACCGGCTCATGAAGTGGTTCGACGACGTGCAGCGCCTGGCGCCGGAGACCGCGATGCAGCTCATGGGCATGGGTGCGACGGTTACTAAGGTGCTGACCTTGAAGGACCGGCTGACCGGCGGCAAGGGCAAGAAGCCGGCGGCCTGA
- the cydX gene encoding cytochrome bd-I oxidase subunit CydX: MWYFSWILGLPLAAAFAVLNAMWYELMDDEAVRRGKLAKQSGETSEQL, from the coding sequence ATGTGGTACTTCTCCTGGATCCTCGGCCTGCCCCTGGCCGCCGCCTTCGCCGTGCTCAACGCGATGTGGTACGAACTGATGGACGACGAGGCGGTGCGCCGGGGCAAGCTCGCCAAGCAGAGCGGCGAGACTTCGGAACAGTTGTAG
- the cydB gene encoding cytochrome d ubiquinol oxidase subunit II — MILHQLLNYDTLRLIWWALIGVLLVAFAVTDGFDLGAGMLLPFAGRTDIERRVIINSVGPVWEGNQVWLILGGGAIFAAWPQLYAVSFSGFYLAMFVILTALILRPVAFKFRSKREDPAWRARWDWVLFFCGFVPALISGVAVGNVLQGVPFRLAGDMHIFYDGSFFGLLNPFAVLCGLVSVAMLVMHGSGWLLLKAGGAVAERARRYGLIAALATIVLYACAGVWLWAGVQGYAITSVVDPLGPSNPLLKTAVVRAGAWFVNYRTHAWTIAAPAGGLLGAFGALVGLWFRREIMALLCSALGIAGIVLSVGASMFPFILPSSIDPRASLTVWDASSSHLTLFIMLAVTCFFLPIIVAYTSWVYKVLWGKVDENAIRNETTHAY, encoded by the coding sequence ATGATCCTGCATCAACTCCTCAACTACGACACCCTGCGCCTCATCTGGTGGGCCCTGATCGGTGTGCTGCTGGTGGCTTTCGCCGTGACCGACGGCTTCGATCTCGGCGCGGGCATGCTGCTGCCGTTCGCCGGCCGCACCGACATCGAACGGCGCGTCATCATCAACAGCGTCGGTCCGGTGTGGGAAGGCAACCAGGTCTGGCTGATCCTGGGCGGCGGCGCCATCTTCGCGGCCTGGCCGCAGCTCTACGCGGTGTCGTTCTCGGGCTTCTACCTCGCGATGTTCGTCATTCTGACGGCGCTGATCCTGCGCCCGGTGGCTTTCAAGTTCCGCAGCAAGCGCGAGGACCCGGCCTGGCGCGCGCGCTGGGACTGGGTGCTGTTCTTCTGCGGCTTCGTTCCCGCATTGATCAGCGGCGTGGCCGTGGGGAATGTGCTGCAGGGCGTACCGTTCCGCCTGGCGGGCGACATGCACATCTTCTACGACGGCAGCTTCTTCGGCCTGCTCAACCCCTTCGCGGTGTTGTGCGGCCTGGTGTCGGTGGCGATGCTGGTGATGCACGGCAGCGGCTGGCTGCTGCTCAAGGCCGGCGGCGCGGTGGCCGAACGCGCGCGCCGCTACGGCCTGATCGCCGCGCTGGCGACCATCGTGCTGTATGCCTGTGCCGGCGTCTGGTTGTGGGCCGGCGTGCAGGGTTATGCGATCACCAGCGTCGTTGATCCGCTCGGCCCTTCGAATCCGCTGCTGAAGACGGCGGTGGTGCGCGCCGGGGCCTGGTTCGTCAACTACCGGACCCATGCCTGGACCATCGCCGCGCCCGCCGGCGGCCTCCTGGGCGCTTTCGGTGCGCTCGTCGGCCTGTGGTTCCGGCGCGAGATCATGGCCCTGCTGTGCAGTGCGCTCGGCATCGCCGGCATCGTGCTGAGCGTCGGGGCGTCCATGTTCCCGTTCATCCTGCCTTCGTCGATCGACCCGCGCGCCAGCCTCACGGTGTGGGACGCGTCGTCGAGCCATCTGACGCTGTTCATCATGCTGGCGGTCACGTGTTTCTTCCTGCCGATCATCGTCGCCTACACGAGTTGGGTCTACAAGGTGTTGTGGGGCAAGGTCGATGAAAACGCGATCCGCAACGAAACCACGCACGCTTACTGA
- a CDS encoding cytochrome ubiquinol oxidase subunit I produces the protein MELDIVSLSRLQFAATALYHFLFVPLTLGLSIIIAIMETVYVMTGRVIWRDMTKFWGTLFGINFAMGVATGVVMEFQFGMNWSYYSHYVGDIFGAPLAIEGLMAFFLEATFVGLFFFGWDKLSKVGHLAATWAVAIGSNFSALWILIANGWMQNPVGSAFNPQTMRMEVTDFAAVLTNPVAQAKFVHTVSAGYVCASVFVLGVSAWYVLKGRHLALAKRSMTVAASFGLAAALSVAVLGDESGYLSTEHQKMKLAAIEGMWETQPAPAAFTLVGFPSQEARETHYAIHIPALMGLIGTRSLDTVIPGINELVVHAEARIRQGIKAYDALQKIRALPAGEKLPDNLRGEFEDNGHELGYALLLKRYVDDPRQATPEQIAKAAWDTVPQVAPLFWLFRVMVGIGMLLILLTGTFFVLSARRMLDRYQWLLKVAVWAIPLPWLAIEAGWLVAEFGRQPWVIEGVLPTAVAVSNLGVKTLLLTLTGFVALYTVLLVIEVKLMLKAIRTGPTAEHDPDEGVEQRHVRPFNPSKLASAK, from the coding sequence ATGGAACTCGACATCGTGTCCCTGTCAAGGCTGCAGTTCGCCGCCACGGCGCTGTATCACTTCCTGTTCGTGCCGCTCACCCTCGGGCTGTCGATCATCATCGCCATCATGGAGACGGTCTACGTGATGACCGGCCGCGTGATCTGGCGCGACATGACGAAGTTCTGGGGCACGCTCTTCGGCATCAACTTCGCGATGGGTGTGGCCACCGGCGTGGTGATGGAGTTCCAGTTCGGCATGAACTGGAGCTACTACAGCCACTACGTGGGCGACATCTTTGGCGCGCCGCTGGCCATCGAAGGGCTGATGGCCTTCTTCCTGGAGGCCACCTTCGTCGGCCTGTTCTTCTTCGGCTGGGACAAGCTCAGCAAGGTCGGCCACCTGGCCGCCACCTGGGCCGTGGCCATCGGCTCGAACTTCTCGGCGCTGTGGATCCTGATCGCCAATGGTTGGATGCAGAACCCCGTGGGCTCGGCCTTCAACCCGCAGACCATGCGCATGGAGGTGACCGACTTCGCCGCCGTGTTGACCAACCCCGTGGCGCAGGCCAAGTTCGTGCACACCGTGTCGGCGGGGTATGTGTGCGCGTCGGTGTTCGTGCTCGGCGTGTCGGCCTGGTACGTGCTAAAGGGAAGGCACCTGGCGCTGGCCAAGCGTTCCATGACGGTGGCGGCCTCGTTCGGCCTGGCCGCGGCGCTGTCGGTGGCGGTGCTCGGTGATGAAAGCGGTTACCTCTCCACCGAACACCAGAAGATGAAGCTCGCCGCCATCGAGGGCATGTGGGAGACGCAGCCCGCGCCGGCCGCCTTCACGCTGGTCGGCTTTCCGAGCCAGGAGGCGCGCGAAACCCATTACGCCATCCACATTCCGGCGCTGATGGGCCTGATCGGCACACGTTCGCTCGACACCGTGATCCCCGGCATCAACGAACTCGTGGTGCATGCCGAGGCGCGCATCCGCCAGGGCATCAAGGCCTACGACGCGCTGCAGAAGATCCGTGCACTGCCTGCCGGCGAGAAGCTGCCCGACAACCTGCGCGGCGAGTTCGAGGACAACGGCCACGAACTCGGCTACGCGCTGCTGCTCAAGCGCTACGTGGACGACCCGCGCCAGGCCACGCCGGAGCAGATCGCCAAGGCGGCCTGGGACACGGTGCCGCAGGTGGCGCCGCTGTTCTGGCTGTTCCGCGTGATGGTGGGCATCGGCATGCTGCTGATCCTGCTGACCGGCACCTTCTTCGTGCTGTCGGCCCGCCGCATGCTCGACCGTTACCAGTGGCTGCTGAAGGTGGCCGTTTGGGCCATCCCGCTGCCCTGGCTGGCCATCGAGGCCGGCTGGCTGGTGGCCGAATTCGGCCGCCAGCCCTGGGTCATCGAAGGTGTGCTGCCCACGGCCGTGGCCGTGTCGAATCTGGGCGTGAAGACGCTGCTGCTCACGCTGACCGGTTTCGTCGCCCTCTACACCGTGCTGCTGGTCATCGAGGTGAAGCTGATGCTCAAGGCCATCCGCACCGGCCCCACGGCCGAGCACGATCCCGACGAGGGCGTCGAGCAGCGCCATGTGCGCCCATTCAATCCGAGCAAACTGGCTTCAGCGAAGTAA